A part of Gambusia affinis linkage group LG21, SWU_Gaff_1.0, whole genome shotgun sequence genomic DNA contains:
- the arhgef4 gene encoding rho guanine nucleotide exchange factor 4 isoform X3 → MPAKLMCNWRNGRSCRLISDGSVVYAEGLWDHVTMDIQELGFKAGDAIEVIDATNKEWWWGRIIDSEGWFPASFVRLLVNQDEPMEQLSTHLEESQYGDEDGADLNLLLGPGLPCKEEMRANVINEIMITERDYIKHLNDICEGYIKQCRKRTDMFTEEQIRTIYGNIEEIYRFQRKFLKGLEKEFNKEQPHLSEIGCCFLEHQTDFQIYSEYCNNHPNACILLSKLMKVNKYVYFFEACRLLQKMIDISLDGFLLTPVQKICKYPLQLAELLKYTNPQHRDYKDVEAALNAMKNVARMINERKRRLENIDKIAQWQSSIEDWEGEDVLVRSSELIFSGEITKLSQPQTKSQQRMFFLFDHQMVYCKKDLLRRDILYYKGRMNMDLMEVTDLEDGKEKDFNITVKNALKLWARSGNEVHLLCTKKPEQKQRWLRAFADERKQVQNDRETGFSLTEIQKKQAMLNAFKSHPAGKSKAVTRPYCDFLLRQKHPSLPTALPQQQVFMLAEPKRKTTFWHNIGRLTPFKK, encoded by the exons ATGCCAGCAAAACTCATGTGCAACTGGAGGAATGGAAGATCATGTAGA TTGATCAGTGATGGCAGTGTAGTGTATGCTGAAGGTCTTTGGGACCATGTTACCATGGACATCCAGGAACTTGGCTTCAAGGCTGGTGATGCCATCGAAGTGATTGATGCCACAAACAAGGAGTGGTGGTGGGGCCGCATCATCGACAGTGAGGGCTGGTTTCCTGCTAGCTTTGTACGG CTACTTGTGAATCAGGATGAACCTATGGAGCAACTTTCAACCCATCTGGAGGAGTCCCAATACGGAGATGAGGATGGAGCAGATTTGAATTTGTTATTAGGCCCCGGGTTACCCTGCAAAGAAGAGATGAGAGCCAACGTCATCAATGAGATCATGATCACAGAGCGAGACTACATCAAGCACCTGAACGACATCTGTGAG gGTTACATCAAACAGTGCCGTAAGAGGACAGACATGTTTACTGAAGAGCAGATTAGAACCATCTATGGAAACATCGAAGAGATATACAGATTCCAGAGAAAGTTCCTGAAGGGCCTGGAGAAAGAATTCAACAAGGAGCAGCCCCATCTGAGTGAGATAGGCTGCTGTTTTCTTGAACAT CAAACAGATTTCCAGATTTATTCAGAGTATTGTAATAATCACCCCAATGCCTGCATCCTACTGTCCAAGCTGATGAAAGTCAACAAGTACGTGTATTTCTTTGAGGCCTGTCGATTGCTCCAGAAGATGATTGATATTTCTTTAGACGGCTTCCTACTCACTCCAGTGCAGAAGATCTGCAAGTATCCATTACAGCTGGCTGAGCTTCTCAAATACACCAATCCTCAGCACAG GGATTACAAGGATGTGGAGGCAGCCTTAAATGCCATGAAAAACGTCGCCAGGATGATCAATGAGAGGAAACGCCGCCTTGAGAACATTGACAAAATTGCCCAGTGGCAGAGTTCCATAGAAGACTGGGAG GGTGAAGATGTTCTGGTCAGAAGCTCTGAACTTATCTTTTCTGGGGAGATAACTAAACTATCCCAGCCACAAACTAAGAGCCAGCAGagaatgttttttctcttcGACCATCAGATGGTTTATTGCAAAAAG gATCTTCTTCGCAGGGACATACTTTACTACAAGGGTCGCATGAATATGGATTTAATGGAGGTGACAGATTTGGAAGATGGCAaggaaaaagattttaatattaCTGTAAAGAATGCATTAAAGCTTTGGGCAAGAAGTGGCAATGAAGTCCACCTCCTGTGTACCaaaaaaccagaacagaaacaacGTTGGCTTCGAGCTTTTGCTGATGAGAGGAAGCAGGTCCAAAATGATCGTGAAACAG gcttCTCTCTTACTGAAATCCAGAAGAAACAAGCTATGCTGAATGCCTTCAAAAGCCACCCAGCTGGGAAATCTAAAG CAGTGACCAGGCCATACTGCGACTTCCTCCTTCGTCAGAAACATCCATCCTTACCCACTGCTCTGCCCCAGCAGCAGGTCTTCATGCTGGCCGAGCCCAAGCGCAAAACTACCTTCTGGCATAACATTGGGAGACTGACAcctttcaagaaataa